In a genomic window of Telopea speciosissima isolate NSW1024214 ecotype Mountain lineage chromosome 5, Tspe_v1, whole genome shotgun sequence:
- the LOC122663322 gene encoding calmodulin-like, which produces MATAIVSKPTLSKWFSNKSFMLSVHRFHHRFHHHFHHSKSDLNLLVSQTEITTPPPPPITPKEQSRKEELQEIFRHFDADGNGNISGSELRSYLASIGEFMSPEEAQGVINDLEAAGSDNLILDFDEFVKLMEREGGEDNLKRAFEMFVVEKGSGNITSEGLQRMFSSLGYKISNEECKTIIQAFDCDGDGMLGFPEFQQMMA; this is translated from the coding sequence ATGGCAACTGCTATTGTATCCAAGCCAACATTATCTAAATGGTTCTCCAACAAGAGCTTCATGCTAAGCGTCCATCGCTTTCATCATCGCTTTCATCATCACTTTCATCATTCCAAATCCGACCTGAACCTTCTTGTCTCTCAGACCGAGATTactactcctcctcctcctcctatcACACCCAAAGAACAATCAAGAAAGGAAGAACTCCAAGAAATATTTCGTCACTTTGATGCTGATGGTAATGGGAATATCTCAGGATCTGAACTCAGATCCTACCTTGCTTCCATAGGGGAGTTCATGTCCCCTGAGGAAGCCCAAGGTGTGATCAATGATCTCGAAGCAGCAGGCAGCGACAATTTAATTCTGGATTTTGACGAATTTGTGAAGTTGATGGAACGCGAAGGTGGGGAGGATAATCTGAAAAGAGCCTTTGAGATGTTTGTGGTGGAGAAGGGTTCAGGGAACATTACATCAGAGGGGTTGCAGAGGATGTTCAGTAGCCTTGGATACAAAATATCAAATGAAGAGTGCAAGACCATCATACAAGCATTCGACTGCGATGGCGATGGTATGCTTGGTTTCCCTGAGTTCCAGCAGATGATGGCTTAA